aaaatgtgcataTCTATAGGTTCGTATATTGATGGGTTCAGTATCTTATTTGAGGGTAATATGATAGTCGATGTCTTTTAGAGGTGGTAGTGTGGTTAGTTCCTTGAACACATCTATGTAGTCCTTCAAAATTTATTGCATGTCAGGATTAGTGTCTGCCCAGGTGAACTTCTCTATGGCTTGTAGATAGATGGCAAACAACATTTGGCTTTGATGCATTTCTTTAGCAACTGAGGCTAATGATGTTGCTTGAATGGGTTGGTTAATTCCTTGTAATCTTCGTGCTTGTTTATCCTAGTGGAAATTCATGGTTAATTGTTTCCAATTGCAGACCACAGAGCCTAGCATCTCTAGCCAATGGATGTCTAACACCATATGAAGTCCTACTAGGGGTAAAGAATAAAGGGCGAGTGAAAATTTAATGTCTTGTGCATTCATTTGTACCTCATTAAAGCAACCCTAACAGAATAATCATTCCCCATTTGCTATGCAGACAACAAATGATTTTGTTGGTACTACTAAAAGTCGAAGCAATCTAGCTATTTTctcactcaaaaaattatgagtgGATCCATTATCAATCAACACCATCATGTGTTAAGACCTAATGGTAGCTGCTACTCGCATGGTTTGTGGGGATGTCTAGCCTGTTAGTGAATGTAATGGGATTTTTGGTTTAGCTAGATCTCCTAGGTTATCTGCCATCTACAACTCTTCGTCTTCCATCTCATATTCTTTAGGTTGGCACTCAAGAAGGAGTAGTTGAGGCCCTTGGCACTTATATCCTAGGGTGAATATGTTGTTGTAGTTGAAACAGAGCCCTTGTGCTCTTTGTTTCTGCATTTCATCCTAACTTAATCTCTTGGGTGTCATTGTTGGGGTAGAACAGTTCACTAGAGTGATGGCGAAGGGTACACAATTCAGCAATGGAGGTCGTGTGAACCTCTTTGTTCTGGTGATCTGTTCATCCCTCATTTTTGCTAGGCTGATGACTTCCTTTGACGTTCTGGGTTTGAATATTCAAATTCCATCGGCGATCTCAAATTTTAATCCTCCCATGAATGTGCCAACAAGAGCCTTTTGTGTCCAACCTTGAACTCGGTTGCCTAGCCTTTCAAAATCGTTTTGGTAATCTCGAAGGGATCCAACCTGATGAATTCTAGATAACGCTTCATCAAAATCTTCATAATTTTTCGGTCCAAAACGAGCcaacaattcttttttaaaaaactctcaGGTTACTAATCGGCCTTCCTCCTGTATGTTCGACGCATCCATTGCCACCATTGGTTAGCTTCCCCTTCAAGGTGAAAAGATGCTACAAATATCTTCTTATTATCATTTGTGCCTTGAAATTCAAAGAATTGAGCTACTCTACTAAGTCCTTCAGTTGGATCTTCTCCAGAGTATTTTAGGAATGCCAACTTCACTATATTGGAAGAGAAAATTTGTCTGTTGCCATTGTTCCCCTTTCGTTGCGAATGGAAAGATCCTTCTCGTTGGTTGTTGCTAGAGACTTCTATGGTTGAAAGAAAAGCTTCTGATAGCTTATTGATGGCTTCCTCTAAATGGTGCAGTTTATTCATTACGCATAACTCTAGCTATTGCATTCCATCTTGAACTCCATCAAATTCAGCTTCCAAACtttccattttttctttgttggatGTCATTGTaaccatgctctgataccaatgaTAGGTCCAGGTCAAACAACAGAAACAATGCTAATGAATATTGACTTTCTTTGGGTGAAAGCTAAACCACAAgtgttttcaagaaaattattgtCGTCCTTATTCATTGCTAATGTTCTAATAAATAGAGTTAGGCTTAACAAATCAACTTCAACTTCGAAAACTAACTAGCTTTATTTCAAGGGATATACATTGTAACAACTTTGAATGAGCAAAAGTGCAAAACAAATAgtagaggaaaaataaaatataaaggctTATACTTGGTCTAACTCAAGCCGAAAACTTGGGATTGTTTTTGGGGGTTCTTTCAGATCTTCTCAGTCTATCACTTGTCCTATAAGAGCATCTCTGATGCAAAAAGCTAAATTGAAGAGCCAAATTGATAAAATGgctttttgaatagtataaatatagcctTTTTGATTATATACATTTCAATggtaaaaaactatttagaaaagccatttatattttaatatatttcatgttaaattaattttaatataattatataactaatttagatattttatatataatataattatgatgttattaattatataattaatataagtaatttattaaaataatataaaattaattaaataatatgaaagttaaaagatattaaCTTATGTATGATGTAATCTATGATGTTGTTATTATTAGGTTGAATTATGGTTGGTTGTTTACACATTTGaacacaattattaaaaaaaaaaaaaaccaaacgaTGCATGCTATGAATTAATTAGCATtatagaaaatagaaatgagATATTGATATATGCTTAAGttttaaaagtccaaatgatgGGATGCAAATTATGATTGATGCTATaagttgagaaataattgagtcgataacttggtattgAAATAATACAGAGAATACATTGAGTTTATATAACTGAGTTGTTACAGGAATACATTGAGACATAAATAACAACCTCTCTTCTTATGGGGCTAGTCAACACCTATCTCATTTTAGAATGAAATACTtaataaatactaaattaattcaatcaaaaaaaaatattagcataaTCATAGTTACACTACATAAAAAATCCTAGAATAAAGAACCACTCCAtagccaaataaataaataaaaacttgatacAATGAACATCACTTAAGAGTATGAAAAGATTAGAGAGCTGAATGTCTTAAAAGGGTTGTTGCCCTtggcttttttctttcaattctaaTTGTTTCTACCCCTAGATGCTGCCTCCTTTCTCTTGGTGTGTTTCgggtataaaaaaaacatccctTAGCTGCTTCCTAAACGGGTTTTTATAGTCTGGCTTTATCcttcaaaggaaaggaaatcacTTTCATTCCCTGTCACCgattctaactttttttttttctaatattataggCTAATTTTGAGGTAAAACACATGTGAATTGAGACTTATTTATTTTGGGAACAATTGTAGAAAAGCAAATTTGCTTTCTAATGAAACTAGTCTTGAAATTTTTGTACGTTtggaactcgagatatgggaaAAAAACCGAGATAATGTCTAGGTCGTAGGGACTCTAGGTCTGATTCAGATTTTgtatttcaacttttttttgggCTTCAAAAGAGCAAAACCGAGTTCTTTTCTCTTCATAAGAATTGTAGGCCTATATCTCCACTTTTCAAAAAGGTAGAGAAGACATTAAACAAAGTTGTAGAACTCCCGTTATATCCCAAAAACTAATTAGTGCTCAAGCTTATCTAGGACAAACCAACCAGTGAGCTCAACTCATTATTTGCCTTCTCATATGATCTCAAATTCAGCATACCAGtagttaaatatataaaaattacattgaaTCCTCATGAACTAAAATACATTGAATCcccatgaaataaataattctcaAAGATATCTAAAACTCAAGACAATTTGCTAAGGAACACATGAAATTCTCTAAAATAAAGCATGAATGACTAAAAATACATGtgcaatatattttcttatcacGTATGTCCcaaactttatatatatgtatgtatgtatgtatgtatttggTCATATATCGAAGTTTTCCTAAACTAACATGGTAATAACAAAAATACCATTACAAAAAGATGAGAAAACTCCTTgacatcaattttaaaaaatctgtttttaatgatattttggtTGTTTTACTGTGCtttttggttatatatatttggataaatattaaaatgccCCTTGGATGAATTGATACCtattatgaaaacataaaatttctcCTTGAtgcttgttttaatattttttcgttgataatttaataacaacctgtgaaaatatctaaatatatcCAATATCTAACGGGGACCAGAACAGCGAAAATCTCTCCCAATCatgttttgttaatattgttatgttttgaaaagtaaaatttgtacttatttaatacaaattttaaaataataaaacacgaAAGCATCAAAGAgctttattgtaaaataattgtTTACCAGCCAATTAATTTAAACCTGTACTTATTTAATACACAGTTGCACGTTATTCTTATTACTCTGCAAATATCTGGACAGAAGAGAAGTAGCTATTTGGTACACTTTCTCGTTGCTCGCCTCTTTCATAGCCTTCAGCTTCGGCAATTAATAACCACAGTGGCCTCTGGTCTAAAGTCATTGATCTCGAGCATGCCtggttatattaaaaaatcatttttcccAACACATTTATCTCGTCAAATCTCCTTCAACCAAAATCAGTGCGTTCCACCAAAATGACCttacttttagaaaaaaaaagaaaaaaaaaaaggattcttTCCCTGTTTATAGAAGCAAGAGATCAATTTGAAAGTTCTCGAGTCCACCCAAACCTTTCTGAATGATCTCTGTGTTCCGAGGTTGCTCCTGACAAGGCACACTGATCATGTGCATCCATCCAAGGGCACAACAACATAGTTCTTAAGCGACATCAGAGTGCTTCTTATTAACCCAATATtgaaaggatatatatatatatataaacagctGAAAGTTTGCATATTCACATCAGAGCAGGTGATCCATACAAACCATATTTACAAACTCTTCAACGCTTACTGTCTTCCAAGAGTAGGTGATCGTACAAACCATATTTACAAACTCTTCAAGGCTTACTGTCTTCCAAGAGTAGGTGATCGTACAAACCATATTTACAAACTCTTCAAGGCTTACTGTCTTCCAAGAGTAGGTGATCGTACAAACCATATTTACAAACTCTTCTAGGCTCACTGTCTTCCAGGAGCAGGTATATTAGCAGCTCCCTGTTATGTTTGTCATCAGCATCACCATCAACATCTTGTCTCAATAACATCCTTGTATGTATGCATTCAGACGGTCCAGCTCCTCCCTGTACTCAGTCACCACGGCGCGAACAACATCTCCAATAGATACCATGCCAATCATTCCCTTATCATCAATCACAGGAATGTGCCTAATGCGTTTATCTGCCACTCATTACAAGTTCCAAGCTTCATAACATCTTTCATTTGAGAAAGTAATCAATAAACTAGAAAACAGTAACACCCCACAGTTCGCAATTTGTACAAAATACCTGTCATTAACTGCATTGCCTTCAGAACTTTGGTATCATGCGTGACAGTAATAAGCTTGTTCTGCGGTCACCAAGCATGATTATGCAACCTGTAAACAACTTAATAGAACCAACGTATGCTCTTGTAAAGGCATCATACCTCTTCAGTCATGATATCCCCAACCTTGGTTGACTTGGACGATCTTCCCTGCACAATTATCTTCCGCAGATAGTCTGGAAGTTTTCAACAAACAAGATATAATTTCAATTGGCAAGTACTAATGCCTCACACCACATTGTTTGGTGGTGGGGCCACCAATAGCATCATCAAAATTACAACGGGAAATGGTGCCAAACCAAGGTGGTTATCGAgctataatatttgtttttcacagAAACAAACTCATACTTTGCAAAATGAACATTGGGGACACCTAAACTCCTATTACAAAGCCTTAAATGAGAAATCGATTGTTACAACTTACAAGGAGGTAATTGGAAGCTGAGACTACTTTTAGAAAGAAGTATGTCATTGTGCGATTGAGATTACATCCTCCACTAGAAAGGGTTCCAGCAGTGGGACCTGGTTATGTTATTCGATGCCATCATCAAATTTTTCCACATGCCAGGAAAAATAAGAGCCAAGTGGTTCCCTGATTCCATTCAGAGGTTACAGAAAGCTAGAGCTAAAAGATGCTTAGAATGGTTCTAAAGGCAGCCAGGAGAGCCCAGCTAATATACTAGGGCAATGTGTCAACACACACGCAGACATGCACTTACTCATAAGAAATCCAACCATGCATGACTGATTTCTTACAATCAAGTAGTTGACCAAGTTGTCTCCGCAATAAAGCTTggaggaaaatgtttttttcccccCACAAGACAATAGGAATTGAATGTCTCTCTTCGCAAAAAAGCACTACTATAAGCTTCAGCACTATATGTCCTCACAGCACGAaaggaattttttattgtaaaatgtATCTCTATTCAGACTCCTTTCCATTGTGGGATGCCACATAAATTAAGAAGATATCACGAATTtgtaattaaaactaaaatactgATTATCACTCAATTCATGAAGCATGATAGactatgaaataaaattcaactacCAAAAGAGGAAACGGGAAGGAAGAGATCTTATAATCTTCAATGGAACTAGAAGAAATATCATAATGTCCAACTGCCTTAAAAAAGGTTTCGTGTATATGCAGAACTTCAGCCATAAGCTTTTTGAGTTGAGTATGAAGTTTTAAAATACCCCTCTCTGTGATGATTCCTGCAATTGATTTCTGCTCACCATGTTTGACAACCACCAAGGCTCCAACGTTGTGATGTGTCATCTGGAGCGAAATGCTTTATCAGCTCAAAAGCTAAAGAAAAGTGGAAGATGCACTAACGATAACAACCGCCACAAATGCTCACACTGAAGCGAAGATGCTTACCGACTTGACAGCATCATAAACAGTGTCATCCGTAGTGCACCAAAGCCATGAACCATCCGCacttttacctttttctttgaGGATGTCAGCAATTGTGGTGCTCTCGAAGCCATTCTCTTCAATAAGAGCAGAGGAGACTGATTCGAAACGAGAAAACACAATGGGCCGCAAGACTGGACTCGAAACACGGAGATGTTGGAAGAGCGAATCCTTGACGACATTTCCATGGGTTAAAAACGTGCGAAGTGCGCCTTGCATCTTTTCCTGTGAAAGAAGAGAGGTTATACATAAGTAACGCATTAATAGTAAGCATGTTAGCTAGTAGTAATTGCAAACgggtgaaaaattaattaagatggtTATGCAtgcattatttattaattatatccaTATATAGTAGCTAGATAGCTACCCTGTCCATCTATTTATTCATCTAATTACTCCATAAATGaataggagtttttttttttaatagcatagttgactaaaataatttacaaatcaGCACAACTTTTTATtaagtatgataaaaaaataagaaaggaatATGATATGTGGCCAACAATAAAAGTACGTATGATccatatataaattttctttatacATTCGAGAGTTGTGTAGCACAgccttcatagttttttttagcagctatttttttcctagaaaatcaattaataaaggATATGATATGATGTATGAGAATAAATTAGAAGTAATTGTTAATAATATCATGGAAGGTAGCGGTAGTAGAAGCATACCAGATCAATGATGGCATACGGATAGGCAGGTAAAGGATCCGTGATTAGTTAGACATGGATTTGGAACTGAAGCTGGAATTGTAAAGAAAAGCAATagcttgtttgttttaaaaatgtttttttttactttaatttttttatatttttaaatcataaataaaattttaaaaataaaaagatcggTTGGCAAAGCTGTCTATCTATTTGAGTTTATATGTATTTAGTACTTAATTATGAATATGCTGCCTAAAATAGAAACACTATATATATCTAGTTGGTGATATGATGTGATGAAAGATGATCAAGCTGTCATCAAAAGATCGATCTAAGCTATATAGAGATGTGAAGCAGAAAGAAGCTGGAGATGATGAAGGATGGATAGGATAGATACCTGATAGTGATTTAATCTTCAAatcaagaagaaagaagaagaggaaacagCACCGAGGCAAACCAGATGGCAGTAATAAGGTTGAGGTAGCAGCAGAGCTATCAGTTGGCCCACCACTCTTTACTAAGGTTAAGATGATGGGATAAGATAAACTTTACCCCTtcgaataatataataataaaattattaggaTAAAGTATGGATAGATACAAAGCACTTATAGCAGTAGCCATGGATTCTGgtgcaatttgtttttaaaagtttttattttaaatatattaaaataattatcaatacatcaaaatcaccaaaacatattaaaaatatgaatttaaaaacttttaaaaattcaaaaaaaaaaaaatgctccaaCTATACTACCAAAAAATGcctaaaaccaaagaaaaaaatgaggattgttttttcaaaaatgacaCTTTGGTAAAAGAATTAGTAAAACAATATAAGTAGACAAATTATTAGGAAAATAATACAGGTTAGTTTTGTACAAAATCAGATTTTCAATATTGGTTATTtagtcaaaattaaaatcaaaatccatgTCTTATGCAAATTAATTAACCTCAATAAAAGTCtatctaaaattttatgaaaatccaatagtaaaaaaaaaagaaaaataatgtgaCAGGAGAAAAAGATTAGTGTAACTAATCTGGTTTGTGTTGATGGAACGCCAATTGCCAGCATTCAATTTCTCCTAAAATTCAACGAAAATACACATTGAAACAGGCTCCTCTGGTCAGGGACCAACCGGGCATGAAAATAAATGCAAATACCTACAAAAACTAGCCATgacgggtttagggtttaaatctatgggttttgaattttgaatttttgaattagaGTATTAGGTTTGAGGTTTAGTGTTAAGGTTTAGAATTTAAGGTTTAGAGATTTGAGTTTGGAGTTTACGGGTTCGGGTTTGGGGTTTAGAAGTTTAGAGTTTCGGGTTTATAAGTTTAGGGTTAAGGAgtcagggtttagggtttagagttttttaaggtttagagttcagggttttagggttttaaggGGTTTAAGAAACTTCCACAAACAAAAGCTTTTTGTGGGGACGCAactctactatatatatatacttgacaTTTGActcgcgcgatgccgcgggtcatttttttgcataaaaaatattacaaaaaataataatttaaaaatcttgggtttttctgtaaacttatacccaagaatcttagGTTTGGCTATAACgtctgacctaaaagtaatatttataatattaataataaaattaaacttgcatgatccaagtttaagtgagtctgactGCAACACCAGACCtaaaaatattggatgtgggtctggctataagatcgtgtcataaaagtgtgataattaaatagattaattaaaaaaaaaacaaagaaaaaaaatcaacatgaaggaaaaaaccaatgaaaaaaaaattgaattacttaggttaaccctttaaactaggttatcccgtaaaacctgagattcgcgttataaaagtttgataactaaataaaaaaaaaatgacgggtttacccagaattaacacGGTTAACTAatgaaaccaagttaacccgtcaagcctaagatacgtgtcataaaagtatggAAATccgataattaaatagaaagaaaattaactttaacaaactaaactaaatgaaaaaaataacacgtCAAATCatgttaacccatcaaacatcactacaagatttcacagttttaccgacggaaatattccgtcggtgtgtgatagaacgttcgtcggtaaattatttaccgactatattaccgacggcatactcccgtcggaataccttttgtcggtgattccacattccgtcgctatatccgtcggtaataaaaaaaacacatttaccgacggtttaaCCGACGGcctgtgcgcgccaaaaaaaaaaaaagtttcccgcttggaatataccgacggaatacattccgtcggtgttatgtaaataccgacggactaactccgtcggcaaaagtgtcggtgatatttcataccgaccaaataaatccgtctgtaaatccgtcggtataaaaataccgacggattatttccgtcggtgagtatgtcggtgatgggatggcaTACCTCAGACACTGTCGATGGAGACTCCACTGTCGATGGTGatattagggtttagggtttagggtttagggtttagggttttagggttttagggtttagggtttggggtttggggtttggggtttggggtttggggtttggggtttggggtttggggtttggggtttcgggtttcgggtttggggtttagggtttagggtttgggtttggggtttcgggtttagggtttctagggttttagggtttagggtttagggtttagggtttagggttttttagggtttagggtttagggtttagggtttagggtttagggtttagggtttagggttttttagggtttagggtttagggtttagggtttagggtttagggtttagggtttagggttagggtttagggtttagggtttagggtttagggtttagggtttagggtttagggttttagggtttagggtttagggtttagggtttagggtttagggtttagggtttagggtttagggtttagggtttagggtttagggtttagggtttagggtttagggtagggtttagggtttagggtttagggtttagggtttagggtttagggtttagggtttagggtttagggtttagggtttagggtttagggtttagggtttagggtttagggtttagggtttagggttttagggtttagggtttagggtttagggtttagggtttagggtttagggtttagggtttagggtttagggtttagggtttagggtttagggtttagggtttagggtttagggtttagggtttagggtttagggtttagggtttagggtttagggtttagggtttagggtttagggtttagggtttagggtttagggtttagggtttagggtttagggtttagggtttagggtttagggtttagggtttagggtttaggtttagggtttagggtttagggtttagggtttagggtttagggtttagggtttagggtttagggtttagggttttagggtttagggtttagggtttagggtttagggtttagggtttagggtttagggtttagggtttagggtttagggtttagggtttagggtttagggtttagggtttagggtttagggtttaggtttagggtttagggtttagggtttagggtttagggtttagggtttagggtttagggtttagggtttagggtttagggtttagggtttagggtttagggtttagggtttagggtttagggtttagggtttagggtttagggtttagggtttagggtttagggtttagggtttagggtttagggtttagggtttagggtttagggtttagggtttagggtttagggtttagggtttagggtttagggttagggtttagggtttagggtttagggtttagggtttagggtttagggtttagggtttagggtttagggtttagggtttagggtttagggtttagggtttagggtttagggtttagggtttagggtttagggtttagggtttagggtttagggtttagggtttagggtttagggtttagggtttagggtttagggtttagggtttagggtttagggtttagggtttagggtttagggtttagggtttagggtttagggtttagggtttagggtttagggtttagggtttagggtttagggtttagggtttagggtttagggtttagggtttagggtttagggtttagggtttagggtttagtttagggtttagggtttagggtttagggttttagggtttagggtttagggtttagggtttagggtttagggtttagggtttagggtttagggtttagggtttagggtttagggtttagggtttagggtttagggtttagggtttagggtttagggtttagggtttagggtttagggtttagggtttagggtttagggtttagggtttagggtttagggtttagggtttagggtttagggtttagggtttagggtttagggtttagggtttagggtttagggtttagggtttagggtttagggtttagggtttagggtttagggtttagggtttagggtttagggtttagggttagggtttagggtttagggtttagggtttagggtttagggtttagggtttagggtttagggtttagggtttagggtttaggggtttagggtttagggtttagggtttagggtttagggtttagggtttagggtttagggtttagggtttagggtttagggtttagggtttagggtttagggtttagggtttagggtttagggtttagggtttagggtttagggtttagggtttagggtttagggtttagggtttagggtttagggtttagggtttagggtttagggtttagggtttagggtttagggtttagggtttagggtttagggtttagggtttagggtttagggtttagggtttagggtttagggttttagggtttagggtttagggtttagggtttagggtttagggtttagggtttagggtttagggtttagggtttaggggtttagggtttagggtttagggtttagggtttagggtttagggttttagggtttagggtttagggtttagggtttagggtttagggtttagggtttagggtttagggtttagggtttagggtttagggttttagggtttagggtttagggtttagggttttagggtttagggtttagggtttagggtttagggtttagggtttagggtttagggtttagggttttagggtttagggtttagggtttagggtttagggtttagggtttagggtttagggtttagggtttagggtttagggtttagggtttagggtttagggtttagggtttagggtttagggtttagggtttagggtttagggtttagggtttagggtttagggtttagggtttagggtttagggtttagggtttagggtttagggtttagggtttagggtttagggtttagggtttagggtttagggtttagggtttagggtttagggtttagggtttagggtttagggtttagggtttagggtttagggtttagggtttagggtttagggtttagggtttagggttttagggtttagggtttagggttttagggttttagggtttagggtttagggtttaggggtttagggtttagggtttagggtttagggtttagggtttagggtttagggtttagggtttagggtttagggtttagggttttagggtttagggtttagggtttagggtttagggtttagggtttagggtttagggtttagggtttagggtttagggtttagggtttagggtttagggtttagggtttagggtttagggtttagggtttagggtttagggtttagggtttagggtttagggtttagggtttagggtttagggtttagggtttagggtttagggtttagggtttagggttttagggtttagggtttagggtttagggttttagggtttagggtttagggtttagggtttagggtttagggtttagggtttagggcttagggtttagggtttagggtttagggtttagggtttagggtttaggtttaggtttagggtttagggtttagggtttagggtttagggtttagggtttagggtttagggtttagggtttaggtttagggtttagggttttaggtttagggtttagggtttagtttagggtccctagggtttagggtttagggtttagggtttagggtttagggtttatttagggtttagggtttagggtttagggttagggttttagtttagggtttagggtttagggtttagggtttagggttttagggtttagggtttagggtttagggt
This DNA window, taken from Populus alba chromosome 17, ASM523922v2, whole genome shotgun sequence, encodes the following:
- the LOC118056082 gene encoding CBS domain-containing protein CBSX3, mitochondrial; its protein translation is MQGALRTFLTHGNVVKDSLFQHLRVSSPVLRPIVFSRFESVSSALIEENGFESTTIADILKEKGKSADGSWLWCTTDDTVYDAVKSMTHHNVGALVVVKHGEQKSIAGIITERDYLRKIIVQGRSSKSTKVGDIMTEENKLITVTHDTKVLKAMQLMTDKRIRHIPVIDDKGMIGMVSIGDVVRAVVTEYREELDRLNAYIQGCY